A single window of Candidatus Thermoplasmatota archaeon DNA harbors:
- a CDS encoding helix-turn-helix domain-containing protein — protein sequence MTLTEVVYKMKSHAYPLCAFTEQNPGSKVLVNQTAYDDQTRLVKLLLTVAAPEGSTKELLSQFDTLFKAHEVVRTAKDTVSFRVTTTLDQLKETKSPHGFALEYFGEKAIVQPSLVKAGYFNTRLIVLGKVDLAEMLQQYENGVDGGRWDDFKLIRIDDFDPEQQITGAFAEALTQKQLEVIKTALALGFYNTPRSVTLDDLSNIFGISKAAVHNRLQAAERKVIARYFS from the coding sequence GTGACGCTCACCGAAGTCGTGTACAAGATGAAGAGCCACGCCTACCCGCTTTGCGCGTTCACGGAACAGAACCCGGGCAGCAAGGTCCTCGTCAACCAGACCGCCTACGACGACCAGACCCGCCTCGTGAAGCTCCTCCTCACCGTTGCCGCGCCCGAAGGCTCCACCAAGGAGCTTCTGTCGCAGTTCGACACGCTTTTCAAGGCGCACGAGGTCGTCCGCACCGCCAAGGACACGGTCTCCTTCCGCGTCACGACGACCCTCGACCAGCTCAAGGAAACAAAGAGCCCCCACGGGTTTGCCCTCGAGTACTTCGGCGAGAAGGCCATCGTCCAGCCGAGCCTCGTGAAGGCGGGCTACTTCAACACGCGCCTCATCGTCCTTGGCAAAGTCGACCTCGCCGAGATGCTCCAGCAGTACGAGAACGGCGTGGACGGCGGACGCTGGGACGACTTCAAGCTCATCCGCATCGACGACTTCGACCCCGAGCAGCAGATCACGGGCGCCTTCGCCGAGGCGCTCACGCAAAAGCAGCTCGAGGTCATCAAGACGGCTCTTGCGCTTGGCTTCTACAACACGCCGCGCTCCGTCACCCTCGACGACCTCTCCAACATCTTTGGCATCTCGAAGGCGGCGGTCCATAACCGGCTCCAGGCGGCCGAACGAAAGGTGATCGCGAGGTACTTTTCGTGA